In Setaria italica strain Yugu1 chromosome IX, Setaria_italica_v2.0, whole genome shotgun sequence, the genomic stretch AAACCGCCTCCCCCTGTGACCCTTGTCCCCATCTTCGATTCCTAAAGATCACAAAGCATTTTTGCCACCAGCAATGCTGATCGATGACAACGTAGCGAGATCAGACAAACCGGTTGTTGCTTGCAGCGATCAGACGGTACGGTACGCGCTCGCGAAATGACGGTTCAGTCCCCCTCGTACCCTATAAATACCACCAGTGTACGCCGTAGCAGCCAGAGCACGAACTCGTGTGTACTTGGCATGTAACATCGAGAACACAGAGGGACACGTAGCGAAACCCCTAGTGCAAACTTGACCATGGCAGTGGCACGCAGAAACGGTAGTGGCGCCGCCGTTCTGGCGCTgagccagctcctcctcctggccACCCACTCGGCCgccgcctgcggcggcggctactCACCGTGCACCaagccgccgcccgtgccggcGCCGTGCCCGCCGATCCCGAGggcgccgagcggcggcggcggcggcatgggcaGCCAGAGCAGGTGCCCGGTGAACGCGCTGAAGCTGGGCGCGTGCGCGAGCGTGCTGGGCGGGCTGCTGAGCCTGGAGCTGGGCCAGCAGGCGGGCTCGGCGCCGTCGTTGTCCAGtcccgcgcagcagcagcagccgtgcTGCCAGCTCCTGGGCGGGCTGGCCGACCTGGACGCGGCCGTGTGCCTGTGCACGGCGCTGCGAGCCAACGTGCTGGGCCTCGTCCAGCTGAGCATCCCCGTCCAGCTCAGCGTCGTCGTCAACTCCTGCGGCAAGAACGTCCCGCAGGGCTTCCAGTGCCCGACCTGATCGACCACTCGTCGTCCATGCGCGGATGCGGGCGGGCGTGAACAAGCGCATGAGAAGCccttgtcaaaaaaaaaaagcgcaTGCAATGCAACTATTGGACCTTTATTCGCTAGTAGGTGAAAGCCCAGAACGCTGTTTTAAGTTGGGCCTGATCGGTGGCCCGCTGTTTGTTGAGTCGTGTGTACTTGCTGCGTCGTGTGACTCGTCAGATCCTGTGCTGCTATGTTGTTGTTGCGTTCGTTGTGGGCTAGTATTGGGTAGTAGGAAATCGCGTTGACTGTTGCTTAGTTGACTCTTTGTAAGAGTGTGATCATTAATTGGGTTTATGTGACTCGTTTATGGATTCTAAGCTTGTTCAGAGTTCCAGTGCAGAACTATTCTGTACTGGTGACATCAAAACAGTGTAACACGCACAATAAGCGGCTAATTTGTTGGCCGCACCAAGACTCGGGTCCGTTTGGTTCAACTTCCGCAACCTGCTTATGCTGCCAAAAAGTTCAACGCTAACCAAAAGGGTAGACTCTGCAGCAGCTTTCACGAGCCCACGCCCTGCTTCCACTGGTTACGACGTCCAATTTTTCAAGAAAGTTACCCACGCTACCACTGGTTCATGTACCCCttcgtttcttttcttttccaacCTTTGGTTGTTCCCCAACATCCAACCACTCCATCATGGATTCATGAAACAGGCCGGGACGGCGCAGCCGCGCAATGCGAGTCGGCAGGTGCAGCGATGACGGGTAGCATGGACCTGCGGTGTAACAACCCAAAATAGTTAATCATGTTATGAAGCATACATGGACATCATCTCTAGCACCTTTGCATGTATTTGAGCTAAATTGGTTTATCATTAGACTTGagattaaattaaaaacttGACTTTTAGCATGTACCTTATGAAGAAATTTAGATTTCTACTGTAGAACCTATAGTATAGGATTAGGATTGCTTGATAAATTAGTACTTCTCCAAACT encodes the following:
- the LOC101773500 gene encoding putative lipid-binding protein AIR1 encodes the protein MAVARRNGSGAAVLALSQLLLLATHSAAACGGGYSPCTKPPPVPAPCPPIPRAPSGGGGGMGSQSRCPVNALKLGACASVLGGLLSLELGQQAGSAPSLSSPAQQQQPCCQLLGGLADLDAAVCLCTALRANVLGLVQLSIPVQLSVVVNSCGKNVPQGFQCPT